A window of Cucurbita pepo subsp. pepo cultivar mu-cu-16 chromosome LG06, ASM280686v2, whole genome shotgun sequence contains these coding sequences:
- the LOC111797313 gene encoding auxin-responsive protein SAUR71, whose product MMKMNSLLRKCKSLSRQLGRSSSYSSLRSKSTREDLWVCDRTMEEHEEREEHEEREEHEGFEKVSGSNVIIYVGSTRKRYAISSKYLSHPLLNALIDKSKPPKGNNEDDDDECISVRCEVVLFDHLLWMLENSDPNICFDSNLEELAELYVF is encoded by the coding sequence atgatgaaaatgaattcTCTGTTGAGGAAATGCAAGAGCCTTTCAAGGCAATTGGGGAGGTCCTCTTCATACAGCAGTTTGAGGTCCAAATCCACAAGGGAAGATCTATGGGTTTGTGATAGAACGAtggaagaacacgaagaacgcgaagaacacgaagaacgcGAAGAACACGAAGGGTTTGAAAAGGTGAGTGGCAGTAATGTAATTATCTATGTTGGGAGTACAAGGAAGAGATATGCAATAAGTTCAAAGTATTTGAGCCATCCTTTGCTTAATGCTCTTATTGATAAATCAAAGCCTCCTAAGGGTAataatgaagatgatgatgatgagtgtatTTCAGTGAGATGTGAAGTTGTTCTGTTTGATCATCTCTTGTGGATGTTGGAGAATTCTGATCCgaatatttgttttgattctAATTTAGAGGAATTGGCTGAGCTTTATGTGTTTTAA